CAATCTTTAACAATTTACCATTAAAAATCACAAATCTTACCCCCTGGATTTAAGGCCACGGCGGCATTCTTCAGTGCATTTAAACCAGTAAAGCGTGCTAGAGTAGCAGGAAGAGCTAATGATGAGGTAGAAAATATAATTGGCATCACTCCAGAACTATTCACCTGCTCAATCAGAAGATTTAGATTATTCcaaagataacaaaatatcATTGAAACAATATggtacccaaaaaaaaccctcaacCTAAGAAAAGAGAATATAAATTAAATGTGGAGAACTACTAGGGAAGAGCTCAGACATTGATGTATGATTACCACCCTGGCACAGAACTTCTATGAAACAGACATGGTAATCAAGAATTAAGAATGGTTGAAAGAAATGCACgaaaagataagaaagaaaataatctcTAACCAATCTTTTCACTCAAAGCTATAGGTAACATCATTGATGAATGCCAATAGAATGAGATAATGTTGGTTGGGATGGTCCAGTTTGGCAATTATATGATTGGAAGCCAGGCAAGGGTATGCTTTATGTAATATTTGTAACAAGATCAGAATTGAGCTGGTCCATGGCCACATattagttatttttgtttttgtgagcCTTAAAGCATGAGTAAATATTGTTTAGGTGAACAAACCTGCATAAATTTCCCAAGTATGTGTGGACTAGAGTCCTCAGGATTAGAAATATAAAACTACAGAAACATAAGGCAAGAAGCCTGAATACAAACCTTAAAGGGTAGGTAAGCAGATTTTTGAAGCCCTCCACTTTTACTGGTGTATCTCGAGGCATAGTTAAGTGGAATTTTCCTCTCTGCTTCCTGAAACCCTTTGTTGATAAAATTGTCAACATTTCTTTACTTCCAAGGACATCTTTGTTAAACAATACAAGCAGTACTTACCTGAACATATACAATACTGAGGACCAATAGGAAGAAGGAGACAATGATTGCAATGAGTCCAATGTAGTTACCATCCTGAAATGCTTGTGCAACAGTCCTACCAAAAGATGCAGGCAAGTAGGAGATAATGCTTGTGAATATCAAAAGGGATGTGCCATTTCCAAGTTTGAGGTCCGTAATTCGCTCCCCTATGTATGTTGTAAATGCTGAGCCAAGAGTCAATAAGGTAACAGAAGTAAGAACCCATTGCGTACTGAAGTCATTGACATAGGGCCGGAGGTAGAGTACTTGGCCAATTGCCTGTAATGGCAACCAAAGATGGATAAAAGAATATTATGATCAAAGCTCAATCAAACAGctcaaaacaaatatatattattgctGTATGGAAAGTGAGAAACATTAATAAAGATATAGGAATTTTCAGGAGAGGATGTTGATGATCTATGCGCCATCTTCCCTAATCAAACAGTCCAAACCACGTCACACCATTTTCAACTTGATATCTTTTAGTAACAGGAAGCAAAATTCAACATATGATAGTTGCagttatttctttatttcattcattttcccATTGGCATCATACTATTTTATGAACAAATGTATCCCATTGGCATCATACTAGTATTTATAAACAGTTGTAATGCATACAAAGCATTTAACATCAATCAAAGTTTTATTGCCTCTAATAAATTCTAATGTGTAACCTGTTCTGCATTCAAATTAAGTGAAGTTACTTACCTGTACAATTGCAAACCCAACCGATGCATATCGAGTATACTGAagaattttctttcttcctgCTTCTCCTTCTCTTTTCTGAAGATCTTGCAACTTGGGATAAATTTGTGTGAGAAGCTGGAACACAATCTGTGCATTGATGAAGGGAACAATACCAAGAGAGCATATTCCAAGTCTACCAATGCCTCCTCCAGAAAATGTATCCAGAGTACTCAATAAACTGTTCTGATCCAAATTTCCAAGAAAAGCCTCACTATTTACCCCACCAAGAGGTACGTATATTCCAAGACGTGATAAGGCTAGATAACCTAAGAGCTTGAGAAACTTTCCTGGTAATGGACCTTTGAAGAAGTCCCCAAAATCAATGTTACTGTCCTCTATTGCAGCTGCCAATTTCAATGTATTTTAATCAACTACTAAAAGCTACAGACATTAATTGAATtgcatttgaagttttgaataACATTTTACAAGTTTAGAGACGAACCTGCTACTCCTCGAGCAGAGGAAGGTTTCTCCTTTTTTGCACTAGAAGCACTTTCATATGTATGTGAAAACAAGCACAGAAAACTTTCCCAGGCAGCATTTAAGCCAGAAGGTACATCTGAATTAATACCCAAGGGATCAAATACGGAGCCCTCACAGCTGCAAAGGAATTCCAATCAGCAAAAAGGATAAGTATAGCTGTAATAGCAAGTAACCTAATTTCTCTAAAAGGGTAAGACTTAGGCATAGTACTTAGGTGTTATTTTTTAGATTCCCCTCTTAAGATTTTTCCATGTGActtttttctcatgggatgaaagtatattttgtagttaagtagccacatgatAGAATCTTAAGAGAGGAACCTAAGAAACAACACCTAAAGTATTGTACATAAGTTTTGTTCTCTCCAGAATATGAAGATGACCTAAaaggttttttaatttaatttaataatttatacaCTAGttgggggggggagggggggggatTAGTATAGAATCtttgaaatgaaaatattgacaaaagaaagagaggcaCTATCATTGTTTATCAAAATAGATAGAGAACAATTTGCCAATACTAAACAAAtcgttgcaaaaaaaaaaaaaatacagtatTTACAAGCTGCAGTGTACAGAACTTCTCAAATTGTACACTGTGATTCTACTTGCATATCTAAAAGAAGATCATTACTGTACTTTAATATTACTCTTCAGAATCCTGCCAGGTGATAAATAAATTACTAATCTATATTTTTAGGCAATTCACCATCTTGGCATTCCATCTTCATCAGTTCATCCTTATGTGATGGGCAATTAAGTTGCTTTTCACAAACCTAAAGAACACAGAGTTGAACTGCCACATTGATTGTGCAAACTTCAAGCCAGTTTTTGTTGACACTACTTAAACTGCATCCAAGTTTCAGTTGACTGATTGTTCACAGAACCTCTGCTAAAATTGGTGTCTTTTCAGACTATAGGATTCTATCCAACTACCCATTACTCAGTTTCTTGGTCCCTTTTCTAAATGCGTGTTTGTATGAGAAATCGATAGCATACAAAGAAACAGGCAtcacataaaaacaaaaaacagagcAAACTACAgctagaaaagaagaaaagccaAAGACCCATTTAGGAGAAAACCCATTTTGTGGAAACAAAGTACATGGAAATCATTAtggagaacaaaaaagaaaagggtatgTCATACCTGTTGGAGTGAAGGCCAAAGTTCCATGATTTGGTGGTGTTGGGTTTTCTCTGAACAGAGAAGCTGGCACGGCAGATTGATTTCTTGAGCCTTGGAGTTGGAGAGGCTTTGGGATTGAGTTGGAAGCTaaggagagaagaagaagagagttcTCTGACCGTTATCAACATTTTTATCTACTACCTAGGACTCACTCACTTTGCCTCTTACtcttctatctctctcttcttgGTAGTAACAGCTTCTCAACTTTCTGACCCCACAAACAccaccaaaaaattaaatcaatatgATAATATTAATCAAGATATTTACAAATAACAagttaaaactataaaataaacaaaatttactGAAATTGTGAGAGAGTGAGTAAGTGATGCCCATTGGTAAGAGCCGGAAGGGAATTGATGACTAGTTTATGGATCAGGTACCAATAATTATGTGggattataattatattatatttattatgtgggattataattatattatatttatattatgtgAGAATTGATGACTAGTTTATGGAAGAAATTTGggattataattatattatatttattgtattaaagttgaaatacaataaaaattcaaagaCGCAAATTAGTTTTGTGGGGATAGGAGGTTCGAGCAGGCGTGTTGGGCTATGGGTCATGCCTTGAGGATGAACAAAAGCCCGAGGATGGTCAATGGGATTGCTGGACCTGGATCAATGGGTcaaggacaaaagaaaagaataatggGTTAGCTCTGATTTCTGAGGAGTTGGGCCACCTCGGGAGGGCTTCAAGGAGGTAACCGTTATGGAATGATAAGTTTTAGGGAAAGTAGCAAAAAACTCAGTCAACTCTGAAAGACAA
This genomic stretch from Castanea sativa cultivar Marrone di Chiusa Pesio chromosome 1, ASM4071231v1 harbors:
- the LOC142629499 gene encoding preprotein translocase subunit SCY1, chloroplastic; translated protein: MLITVRELSSSSLLSFQLNPKASPTPRLKKSICRASFSVQRKPNTTKSWNFGLHSNSCEGSVFDPLGINSDVPSGLNAAWESFLCLFSHTYESASSAKKEKPSSARGVAAAIEDSNIDFGDFFKGPLPGKFLKLLGYLALSRLGIYVPLGGVNSEAFLGNLDQNSLLSTLDTFSGGGIGRLGICSLGIVPFINAQIVFQLLTQIYPKLQDLQKREGEAGRKKILQYTRYASVGFAIVQAIGQVLYLRPYVNDFSTQWVLTSVTLLTLGSAFTTYIGERITDLKLGNGTSLLIFTSIISYLPASFGRTVAQAFQDGNYIGLIAIIVSFFLLVLSIVYVQEAERKIPLNYASRYTSKSGGLQKSAYLPFKVNSSGVMPIIFSTSSLALPATLARFTGLNALKNAAVALNPGGSFYLPTNILLIAFFNYYYTFLQLDPDDVSEQLKRQGASIPLVRPGKSTAVFIKTVLSRISVLGSGFLAILAAGPALIEQTTHLTAFRGFAGTSVLILVGCATDTARKVQAEIISQKYKNIEFYDIDKYGP